A single window of Solea solea chromosome 9, fSolSol10.1, whole genome shotgun sequence DNA harbors:
- the tomm70a gene encoding mitochondrial import receptor subunit TOM70 codes for MAASKPVEPQSGSGLPRWQLALLVGAPIVLGVGAVYLWNRSRTKPGKGTGERKTPEGSASPVQQGQDGEAPRANSEPEKTSPLDRAQSAKNKGNKYFKAGKYENAIQCYTEAIALCPTEQKSDLSTFYQNRAAAYEQQCKWTEVVQDCSRAVEMNPRYIKALFRRAKALEKLDNNKECLEDVTAVCILEAFQNQQSMLLADKVLKLLGKEKAKEKYKNREPMMPSPQFIKSYFSSFTDDIISQPLQKGEKKDEDKDNEGETAEVAESSGYLKAKQYMEEENYDKIISECTKEIESGGRYTAEALLLRATFFLLIGNATGAQPDLDRVINMQDANVKLRANALIKRGSMYMQQQQPMLSTQDFNMAAEIDTRNPDVYHHRGQLKILLDQVDEAVGDFDECIVLRPDSALAQAQKCFALYRQAYTGNNPSQVQTAMDGFEDVIRRFPKCAEGYALYAQALTDQQQFGKADEMYDKCIELEPDNATTYVHKGLLQLQWKQDLDLGLELISKAIEIDNKCDFAYETMGTIEVQRGNLDKAIEMFNKAINLAKSEMEMAHLYSLCDAAYAQTEVARKYGLKPPTL; via the exons ATGGCTGCCTCAAAGCCAGTCGAGCCGCAGTCCGGGAGCGGACTCCCCCGCTGGCAGCTGGCCCTGTTAGTCGGGGCGCCCATAGTGCTGGGAGTGGGGGCGGTGTACTTGTGGAACCGCAGCAGGACGAAGCCGGGCAAAGGCACCGGGGAGCGGAAAACTCCCGAAGGTAGCGCGAGCCCCGTGCAGCAGGGCCAGGACGGCGAGGCTCCGCGAGCCAACAGCGAACCGGAGAAAACG AGCCCACTGGATCGAGCCCAGTCAGCAAAGAACAAGGGCAACAAGTACTTCAAAGCTGGCAAGTATGAGAACGCCATCCAGTGCTACACAGAGGCCATCGCCCTCTGCCCCACAGAGCAGAAGTCTGATCTGTCAACATTTTACCAGAACAGAGCAGCAGCCTACGAACAGCAG tgtaagTGGACAGAGGTGGTGCAGGACTGCTCTCGGGCTGTGGAGATGAATCCACGCTACATCAAGGCTCTTTTCAGGAGAGCCAAAGCTCTGGAGAAACTTGACAACAACAAGGAGTGTCTCGAGG ATGTCACAGCGGTGTGTATTCTTGAAGCCTTCCAGAACCAGCAGAGCATGTTACTCGCAGACAAAGTTCTGAAGCTGCTGGGCAAAGAGAAGGCCAAAGAAAAGTACAAG AACCGTGAGCCCATGATGCCGTCGCCTCAGTTCATCAAGTCGTACTTCAGCTCGTTCACAGACGACATCATCTCTCAGCCGCTGcagaaaggagagaagaaggaCGAAGACAAGGACAACGAGGGCGAGACAGCCGAGGTGGCAGAGAG ctctggCTACCTGAAGGCGAAGCAGTacatggaggaggagaactACGACAAAATCATCAGCGAATGCACCAAGGAGATCGAGTCAGGCGGTCGTTACACTGCCGAGGCCCTGCTGCTGCGCGCCACCTTCTTCCTGCTGATCGGAAATGCCACTGGTGCTCAACCTGATTTAGACCGAGTCATCAACATGCAGGATGCCAATGTGAAG ctaCGAGCAAACGCGTTGATCAAGCGCGGCAGCATgtacatgcagcagcagcagcccatgCTCTCCACACAGGACTTCAACATGGCCGCCGAGATCGACACACGAAACCCTGACGTGTATCACCACCGAGGACAG CTGAAGATCCTGCTGGACCAAGTGGACGAGGCGGTGGGAGACTTTGACGAGTGCATCGTCCTCAGACCTGACTCTGCTCTGGCTCAGGCACAGAAATGTTTCGCTCTC TACAGACAAGCTTATACTGGAAACAACCCGTCACAAGTCCAGACGGCCATGGACGGCTTTGAGGACGTCATCAGGAGGTTTCCAAAGTGTGCAGAGGGCTACGCTCTTTATGCTCAG GCTCTGACTGACCAGCAACAGTTTGGAAAGGCAGACGAGATGTACGACAAGTGTATCGAACTGGAACCAGATAACGCTACCACATATGTCCACAAGGG gtTATTACAGCTTCAGTGGAAACAGGACCTGGACTTGGGTCTGGAGCTCATCAGTAAGGCCATTGAAATAGACAACAAGTGTGACTTTGCTTATGAAACTATGGGAACCATTGAAGTGCAGAG ggGGAATTTGGACAAGGCCATAGAGATGTTCAACAAGGCCATTAACTTGGCCAAGTCAGAGATGGAGATGGCTCATTTGTACTCGCTGTGTGACGCAGCGTACGCGCAGACAGAAGTTGCCAGGAAGTACGGCCTGAAACCGCCAACACTGTAA
- the lnp1 gene encoding leukemia NUP98 fusion partner 1 yields the protein MSVWRDRGRHSLTHSHSHTVAESRSTIMSLRLLPAFTMDNDEDDDGNFTKWMSSYWGHGAEGGHSRDRKRSFKRASKSHVERRASLPTVSQLDTMRLNRLHTAAMSSREEKVEVRGHQRARRSSSSDDSRPKLAMTEKRITTIPELTEALERRLCVREHRTSTNRTDDGCYDDVRQREETQEFNCSHHYHKEVVRRLEACRPRSSSSSSHVKAAAAAAAATAAAASSCQVRRKSVDGPISKDKEEHTLRRQFSLRRHR from the exons atgtctGTGTGGAGGGACAGAGGtcgtcactcactcactcactcacacagtcacacagtcgcAGAGAGCAGGTCCACCATCATGTCTCTCAGGCTTCTCCCTGCCTTCACCATGGACAACGATGAGGACGACGACGGAAACTTCACTAAGTGGATGAGCAGTTACTGGGGTCACGGCGCTGAGGGCGGACACTCTCGAGACAGGAAACGCAGTTTCAAGAGAGCGTCCAAGAGTCACGTCGAGAGGAGAGCGTCACTGCCCACTGTG TCACAGTTAGACACCATGAGGTTGAACAGACTCCACACAGCCGCcatgagcagcagagaggagaaggtggaggtcagaggtcaccagAGAGCTCgacgctcctcctcctccgatgACAGTCGACCAAAGTTGGCCATGACGGAGAAACGCATCACTACCATCCCTGAACTCACGGAGGCGCTGGAGAggagactgtgtgtgcgtgaacaCAGGACCagcacg aaCAGAACAGACGACGGTTGTTATGATGACGTGCGTCAGAGAGAAGAAACTCAGGAGTTTAACTGTTCACATCATTACCACAAAGAG GTGGTTCGTAGGTTAGAGGCGTGTCGgcctcgcagcagcagcagcagcagtcatgtgaaggcagcagcagcagcagcagcagcaacagcagcagcagcatcatcgtGTCAGGTGAGAAGGAAGTCTGTGGACGGACCGATCTCCAAGGACAAGGAGGAGCACACACTGCGACGTCAGTTTTCCCTGAGGAGACATCGCTGA
- the sft2d2a gene encoding SFT2 domain containing 2a, whose product MDKLKSVLSGEEARREDRTVLETVNEASSLSWATRIKGFVACFVVGAAFTVLGVCVLFLPRIGLTLFIVFYTFGNLCALGSTMFLMGPLKQLKRMCDKTRALATTIMITCLVLTLCAAFWWKNFGLALLFCILQVLSFTWYSLSYIPCVREALLKMLATCMK is encoded by the exons ATGGATAAACTGAAGTCGGTGCTCAGTGGAGAAGAAGCGCGTCGAGAAGACAGGACCGTGTTAGAG ACTGTAAATGAAGCCTCGTCGCTGAGCTGGGCCACGCGCATCAAAGGCTTCGTGGCGTGTTTCGTGGTGGGAGCCGCGTTCACGGTGCTG GGGGTGTGTGTTCTCTTCCTCCCCAGAATCGGCCTCACGCTCTTCATCGTCTTTTACACCTTTGGAAATCTTTGTGCTCTGGGCAG CACCATGTTCCTCATGGGACCGCTCAAACAGCTGAAGAGGATGTGCGATAAAACCCGAGCACTCGCCACCACCATCATGATT ACCTGCCTGGTGTTGACTCTCTGCGCCGCCTTCTGG TGGAAAAACTTTGGACTGGCTTTGTTATTTTGCATCTTACAGGTGTTATCATTTACCTG gtaCAGTCTGTCGTACATCCCCTGTGTGAG agAAGCCCTTTTAAAGATGTTGGCCACGTGTATGAAGTGA
- the med8 gene encoding mediator of RNA polymerase II transcription subunit 8 codes for MFGRLHGFFADMQHREEKQLEASVESLASRVAHVKNALHSFIYKLENEYERLAWPSVLDNFALLSGQLNSINKLLKNEKTPSFRNQVVIPLLLSPDRDEDLAKLTEQRVPVFSHEIVPDYLRTKPDPEVEEQEKQLSTEAARIGPEVAQKQIQALNKVCSNLLEKLSNPRDDRDTETSSLRQNKPSFNPADTNALVGAVAFGKGLSKCRPPGPVAPTHPGQGPMMSGGPTLQQVTIGGGSGQQAGMGGPGAPQQQGQPGKMPSSIKTNIKSASGSMHPYTRSLPQQ; via the exons ATGTTCGGTCGGCTTCACGGTTTCTTCGCAGATATGCAG cACAGAGAGGAGAAGCAGCTGGAGGCGTCAGTGGAGTCTCTGGCTTCACGAGTGGCTCACGTCAAAAACGCTCTCCACAGTTTCATTTATAAGTTAGAGAATGAATATGAGCGATTAGCCTG GCCGTCAGTGCTGGACAACTTCGCTCTTCTCTCCGGTCAACTCAACTCCATCAACAAACTCCTGAAGAACGAGAAGACGCCGTCCTTTCGTAACCAGGTCGTAATTCCGCTGCTCTTGTCTCCGGACAGAGATGAAGACCTTGCG AAACTCACAGAGCAGCGAGTCCCGGTGTTCAGCCACGAGATCGTACCTGATTACCTGCGAACCAAGCCTGACCCTgaggtggaggagcaggagaagcagcTGAGTACTGAGGCAGCACGCATCGGCCCTGAAGTGGCACAG AAACAAATCCAGGCGCTGAATAAGGTTTGTTCTAATCTACTGGAGAAGCTGAGCAATCCTCGAgacgacagagacacagagacttcAT CGTTGAGACAAAACAAACCCTCGTTTAACCCGGCTGATACAAACGCTCTGGTCGGAGCCGTGGCGTTTGGAAAAGGTCTTTCCAAGTGCAGACCTCCTGGTCCAGTGGCTCCCACTCATCCAGGACAGGGGCCCATGATGAGCGGAGGGCCCACCTTACAGCAGGTCACTATAGGAGGAGGTTCAGGTCAGCAGGCAGGGATGGGAGGACCTGGGGCTCCACAGCAGCAGGGACAGCCCG GAAAAATGCCGAGCAGCATCAAGACCAACATCAAATCTGCGTCTGGTTCCATGCATCCTTACACCCGGTCTCTGCCGCAGCAGTGA
- the LOC131465935 gene encoding eukaryotic translation initiation factor 4 gamma 1-like, with amino-acid sequence MTMERKYYNSEFLLSLQFVRASMIKPQNLTNMTDVVLDQVNKTPLPPADEASFNPDFTSSYLNSGSSSVGPDESEEPGKTMSIMSENNNIKFHKAESAWRPAVKKSTHKEDDHEKAKTQELFRCVRCILNKLTPQKFQKLIEKMRELMIDTEERLKGAIDLIFEKAISEPHFSVTYAKMCHCLMELKVPSSRTPGVNADFHKLLINHCQKEFEMDKRDDEILKKKQRVLEACKNEDKRQHLKEELEEARNKARRRSLGNVKFIGELFRLKMLKEPIMHECVKILLKKHDEESLECLCKLLSTIGKDLDHLKAKSHIDKYFNQIGKIIKERKTSSRIRFKLLDLMDLRKSNWVPRRGDQGPKTIDQIHQEAEMEEHREQIKVQQQLIFKKEEGGGRICRDMWFRGPRRAGNDRATQSRDGRRNIMDKPNNTYVMKITNLGALDFNNPQLVQRGKHMQEVWTKGCSGGTGTKPGSKDHSSVRQRSDSMSSTDSSGEWGGNRDKSNHKREPFNQSHHSEGQEDHDDRESQKQGGRNHVSPEPGHHVVPQQQRQRRRRRRKQRQE; translated from the coding sequence ATGACAATGGAAAGGAAATACTACAACAGCGAGTTCCTCTTAAGTCTCCAGTTTGTCCGTGCCAGTATGATCAAACCCCAGAACCTCACAAATATGACTGATGTAGTCCTGGACCAGGTGAACAAGACTccactgccacctgctgatgAAGCATCATTTAATCCTGATTTTACTTCCTCATATTTAAATTCTGGGAGCAGCTCAGTGGGACCGGATGAGAGCGAGGAACCTGGGAAAACCATGAGCATCATGtctgaaaataataacatcaaattCCACAAGGCTGAGAGTGCATGGAGGCCAGCGGTGAAGAAGTCCACTCACAAAGAAGATGATCATGAAAAGGCCAAGACTCAGGAGCTGTTCAGGTGTGTGCGCTGTATCCTCAACAAGTTGACCCCTCAGAAGTTCCAGAAGCTGATTGAAAAGATGAGAGAGCTGATGAttgacacagaggagaggttGAAGGGAGCCATTGACCTCATCTTTGAAAAAGCAATCTCAGAACCTCACTTCTCTGTGACCTACGCCAAAATGTGCCACTGCCTTATGGAACTGAAAGTCCCCTCTTCTAGGACACCAGGGGTTAATGCAGACTTCCATAAACTGTTGATTAACCACTGTCAGAAAGAGTTTGAGATGGACAAACGTGATGATGAGATCTTGAAAAAGAAGCAAAGGGTGTTGGAAGCTTGCAAAAATGAAGACAAGCGTCAGCACTTGAAGGAGGAGCTGGAAGAGGCCAGAAACAAGGCTCGCCGCCGCTCACTGGGAAATGTGAAGTTTATAGGCGAGCTCTTCAGATTGAAGATGCTGAAAGAGCCCATCATGCACGAGTGTGTAAAGATACTACTAAAGAAACACGATGAAGAGTCTCTGGAGTGTCTGTGTAAGCTGCTCTCCACCATCGGGAAAGATCTGGACCATTTAAAGGCCAAGTCTCACATAGATAAGTATTTTAACCAGATTGGCAAGATCATCAAAGAAAGGAAGACCTCATCCAGAATCCGCTTCAAGCTGCTTGATCTCATGGACCTCAGGAAGAGTAACTGGGTGCCTCGAAGAGGAGACCAGGGTCCTAAAACAATTGACCAAATCCACCAGgaggcagagatggaggagCACAGGGAGCAGATCaaagtccagcagcagctcataTTCAAGAAAGAGGAAGGTGGAGGCAGAATTTGTCGAGACATGTGGTTCCGAGGCCCTCGCAGAGCAGGAAATGACCGAGCCACACAGTCACGAGATGGTAGACGGAACATCATGGACAAACCCAACAACACCTATGTCATGAAGATCACAAACCTCGGAGCTCTGGACTTTAACAATCCGCAGTTGGTTCAAAGaggcaaacacatgcaggaagTTTGGACCAAAGGCTGCAGTGGAGGAACTGGAACTAAACCAGGAAGTAAAGATCATTCCTCTGTAAGGCAGCGGTCTGATTCCATGTCTTCAACAGACTCAAGTGGTGAATGGGGTGGAAACAGGGATAAAAGCAACCACAAAAGGGAGCCATTCAACCAATCTCATCACAGTGAAGGACAGGAAGACCATGACGACAGAGAGTCACAGAAGCAAGGAGGGAGGAACCATGTCTCACCTGAGCCTGGACACCATGTTGTTCCCcagcaacagagacagaggaggcgGAGACGGAGAAAACAGAGACAAGAGTAG